Within the Arthrobacter sp. V1I7 genome, the region CGTGAATGACCTGTGGCGTTCGCCAGGAGTGGATCAATGCATATCCTCGATTCCGTAGATGCAGCCTCGCTGCGCACCGATGTTCCGACGTTCCGCGCGGGTGACACCCTCAAGGTTCACGTGAACATCATCGAAGGCAAGAACTCCCGTGTCCAGGTATTCCAGGGCTTCGTCCTGGGCCGCCACGGCGATGGCCTCCGCGAAACCTTCACCGTCCGCAAGGTCTCCTTCGGCGTC harbors:
- the rplS gene encoding 50S ribosomal protein L19, producing MHILDSVDAASLRTDVPTFRAGDTLKVHVNIIEGKNSRVQVFQGFVLGRHGDGLRETFTVRKVSFGVGVERTFPVHSPIIEKIELVSKGDVRRAKLYYMRNLRGKAAKIKEKRDFQTAK